In Streptomyces longhuiensis, the following proteins share a genomic window:
- a CDS encoding LysR family transcriptional regulator, whose amino-acid sequence MIDVRKLRMLAALQRLGTIAAVADELHLSPPGVSMQLTGLEKELGLQLTQRQGRRVTLTPAGSLLAAHGHDIIDRISLAELELNALRAGTVGHYTVTAFPSAGRTFLADACRHVIGDDGCALELRITTSEPEAALDALSSGAVDLAVIHSYSNVPRDVPAGLATRTIGTEPVWLATRKPDRPGDGEPSTRLEDYAESPWIAATDDVTCFDMVERACGLAGFRPQIVAESLDFSVQLALVAAGVGVALVPDLTVETLPDGVDLLTPSTPIERTIFIAARAPRFNDPGIHNLAAIIEESAAARLTAPRQPR is encoded by the coding sequence GTGATCGATGTCCGCAAGTTGCGCATGCTTGCCGCGCTCCAGCGGCTCGGCACCATCGCCGCTGTCGCCGACGAACTCCACCTCAGCCCTCCTGGTGTGTCCATGCAGCTCACCGGGCTCGAAAAGGAACTCGGGCTCCAGCTCACGCAGCGACAGGGACGCCGTGTCACCCTTACGCCGGCCGGCAGCCTTCTCGCCGCGCACGGGCACGACATCATCGATCGGATCTCGCTCGCCGAACTTGAACTGAACGCGCTGCGGGCCGGGACCGTGGGGCATTACACCGTGACGGCGTTCCCCTCTGCCGGGCGTACCTTCCTTGCCGACGCCTGCCGCCACGTCATCGGCGACGACGGGTGCGCGCTCGAACTGCGCATCACCACGTCCGAACCCGAGGCCGCCCTCGACGCCCTGTCCTCGGGCGCCGTCGACCTCGCCGTGATCCACTCCTACTCGAACGTTCCGCGGGACGTCCCAGCCGGCCTGGCGACGCGCACGATCGGGACCGAACCCGTGTGGCTCGCGACCCGAAAGCCTGACCGTCCAGGTGATGGGGAACCTTCGACTCGTCTGGAGGACTACGCCGAAAGCCCTTGGATCGCCGCCACGGACGACGTCACCTGCTTCGACATGGTTGAGCGTGCCTGCGGCCTCGCCGGGTTCCGCCCCCAAATCGTCGCTGAATCCCTGGACTTCTCCGTCCAACTCGCTCTCGTCGCCGCCGGGGTCGGCGTCGCCCTCGTCCCCGACCTCACCGTCGAGACGCTTCCTGACGGCGTCGACCTCCTCACGCCTTCCACACCCATCGAGCGGACCATCTTCATTGCAGCCCGGGCACCCCGCTTCAACGACCCCGGAATCCACAATCTCGCCGCCATCATCGAGGAATCAGCGGCAGCGCGGCTCACGGCACCCCGGCAGCCCCGGTAG
- a CDS encoding ABC transporter ATP-binding protein has protein sequence MTSTPCAKAPEHADRDALRATDLYRFYRAGEEETLALRGVTLQVRRGETVAVIGPSGSGKSTLLACLAGLDEPDGGVVHIGGERISHRPEAERSRVRARRIGVLLQSGNLVAHLDVSANIRLARTAAPGGSKQSVASLLDRVGLGHRARALPQELAGGELARAGLAVALANDPDILLADEPTGELDGATEQRILRLLRARADAGGGVLVVTHSPEAVKIADRVITLRDGRIPS, from the coding sequence ATGACCAGCACCCCATGTGCCAAGGCCCCGGAACACGCCGACAGAGACGCACTCCGGGCCACGGACCTGTACCGGTTCTACCGGGCCGGCGAGGAGGAGACCCTGGCCCTGCGCGGCGTCACGCTGCAGGTCCGGCGTGGGGAGACCGTCGCTGTCATCGGGCCGTCGGGATCCGGCAAGTCGACCCTGCTGGCGTGTCTGGCCGGTCTCGACGAGCCGGACGGCGGCGTCGTACACATCGGCGGGGAGCGGATCAGCCATCGTCCGGAGGCCGAGCGGTCACGCGTCCGTGCCCGCCGTATCGGCGTCCTGCTGCAGTCCGGCAACCTCGTCGCGCATCTTGACGTCAGCGCCAACATCCGCCTCGCGCGTACCGCAGCGCCCGGCGGGAGCAAGCAGTCTGTCGCCTCGCTTCTCGACCGGGTGGGGCTCGGGCACCGGGCCCGGGCTCTGCCTCAGGAGCTGGCCGGCGGCGAACTCGCCCGTGCGGGCCTTGCCGTTGCCCTGGCCAACGATCCTGACATCCTCCTCGCCGACGAGCCGACCGGTGAGCTGGACGGAGCGACGGAGCAGCGGATCCTCCGCCTGCTCCGGGCCCGCGCCGATGCCGGGGGCGGGGTGCTGGTCGTCACCCACAGCCCCGAAGCGGTCAAGATCGCCGACCGGGTCATCACCCTGCGCGACGGAAGGATCCCGTCATGA
- a CDS encoding ABC transporter ATP-binding protein: MSTTDDAGVVVAGEVLVRCEDAARTYGSGPTAVVAVHGATCQVRSGDRIAITGPSGSGKSTLVHLMAALEEPTAGRVSRPGLTEGRMTGQVGVVFQGPSLIPALDVAENTALPLVLAKIPGAEAEIRAMDALALVAAADLARKLPEELSGGQAQRVAIARVLALRPRLVLADEPTGQLDRATGQHIIDVLISVADEIGAALVVTTHDPTVAQRLTEQWEMHEGRLQPVPAPSPRTGATAHRKDTP; this comes from the coding sequence ATGAGCACCACGGACGACGCGGGCGTCGTGGTTGCCGGGGAGGTACTCGTCCGGTGCGAGGACGCGGCCCGCACCTACGGTTCGGGTCCTACCGCTGTTGTCGCGGTGCACGGTGCCACCTGTCAGGTGCGGTCCGGCGACCGGATCGCCATCACCGGACCGTCTGGTTCGGGCAAGTCCACCCTGGTGCATCTGATGGCCGCGCTCGAGGAGCCCACCGCCGGGAGGGTCAGCCGGCCAGGTCTCACCGAGGGGCGCATGACCGGACAGGTCGGGGTGGTGTTCCAGGGCCCCAGCCTCATACCGGCCCTCGACGTGGCCGAGAACACCGCACTCCCGCTCGTCCTCGCCAAGATCCCGGGAGCGGAGGCGGAGATCCGTGCCATGGACGCCCTCGCCCTCGTGGCTGCGGCCGATCTGGCGCGCAAGCTGCCAGAAGAACTATCGGGCGGTCAGGCCCAACGGGTGGCCATCGCCCGCGTACTGGCCCTGCGCCCGCGCCTGGTCCTGGCAGACGAACCCACCGGTCAGCTGGACCGCGCGACGGGCCAGCACATCATCGACGTCCTCATATCCGTGGCCGACGAGATCGGCGCCGCCCTGGTCGTCACCACGCACGATCCCACGGTCGCCCAGCGGCTGACCGAGCAGTGGGAGATGCACGAAGGCCGTCTGCAACCCGTGCCCGCTCCGTCGCCACGGACTGGAGCAACGGCTCACCGGAAAGACACGCCATGA
- a CDS encoding DMT family transporter → MKVNRALVSGLTVVMLWASAFPAIRTAAPAMGVIGLSFARLLIATLALVAFALMAKARLPHVRDLGLITACGFFGMTAYQLLLNWGETYVPAGTASIIVAGAPLVSVGVAAALFRERISVATIVGSVIALAGVVFVCLARAGVSVSASLWIVVAAMVVQGIYHPLQRPLLQRYTSLEVACYAMAAGTVMTLPFVPLDLDTFLGAGAGAWIGAVYLGLLPSALGFVMWAYAVARMPVATSTSLLYLVPPVAVLISWVWLGELPIPAELLGGVVVIFGVVIISQAPRVSARRAATRAGAEAMDDVEVPVP, encoded by the coding sequence ATGAAGGTCAACCGCGCACTGGTCTCCGGACTCACCGTCGTCATGCTCTGGGCATCCGCGTTCCCGGCGATCCGGACAGCAGCACCCGCGATGGGCGTGATCGGGCTGTCATTCGCCCGGCTCCTGATCGCGACACTCGCCTTGGTCGCGTTCGCGTTGATGGCGAAGGCGCGTTTGCCCCACGTACGCGACCTGGGCTTGATCACCGCATGTGGATTCTTCGGCATGACGGCGTACCAGCTGCTGCTGAACTGGGGCGAGACCTACGTTCCCGCCGGTACGGCGAGCATCATCGTTGCTGGGGCGCCCCTCGTTTCCGTCGGTGTCGCGGCGGCGCTGTTCCGCGAGCGGATCTCCGTGGCGACAATCGTGGGCAGCGTCATCGCGCTGGCCGGGGTGGTGTTCGTCTGCCTGGCAAGGGCAGGAGTCTCCGTGTCCGCGTCACTGTGGATCGTGGTCGCCGCGATGGTGGTCCAGGGCATCTACCACCCCCTGCAGCGTCCCCTGCTCCAGCGGTACACAAGCCTTGAAGTCGCCTGCTATGCGATGGCGGCGGGCACGGTGATGACCCTTCCGTTCGTTCCCCTCGACCTCGACACGTTCCTCGGGGCGGGAGCAGGCGCCTGGATCGGTGCCGTCTACTTGGGCCTGCTGCCGTCCGCGCTCGGCTTCGTCATGTGGGCCTATGCCGTGGCGCGCATGCCGGTCGCCACATCGACGTCACTGCTGTACCTGGTACCACCTGTCGCCGTCCTCATCTCCTGGGTCTGGCTCGGCGAACTACCCATCCCGGCCGAACTCCTCGGTGGCGTCGTCGTCATCTTCGGGGTAGTGATCATCTCTCAGGCGCCCCGCGTTTCGGCACGTCGGGCTGCGACGCGGGCCGGGGCCGAGGCCATGGACGACGTGGAGGTTCCCGTCCCCTGA
- the efeU gene encoding iron uptake transporter permease EfeU, translated as MFGNYLIGLREGLEASLVVCILVAYLVKTGNQRRLPPLWTGVGIAVALSLAFGALLQFGSSTLTFQAKEALGGSLSILSVGLVTWMVFWMRRTARHLKSELQDRLDAALAIGTGALVITSFFAVGREGLETSLFIWTAVQATGDGIRPLIGAVLGLATSVILGWLFYKGALRINLAKFFRWTGAMLVVVAAGVLAYGIHDLQEADFLPGLRNLAFDISSTIPPDSWYGTLLKGIFNFQPDPTVFQIIVWLLYLIPVMALFLAPERPRPATRLQQPASQPTTE; from the coding sequence GTGTTCGGCAACTACCTGATCGGTCTGCGTGAGGGCCTGGAGGCGAGCCTCGTCGTCTGCATCCTTGTCGCCTACCTCGTCAAGACCGGCAACCAGCGTCGGCTGCCGCCCCTGTGGACGGGTGTCGGCATCGCCGTCGCGCTGTCGCTCGCCTTCGGCGCCCTGCTGCAGTTCGGGTCCTCCACTCTCACCTTCCAGGCCAAGGAAGCCCTCGGCGGAAGCCTGTCCATCCTGTCCGTCGGCCTGGTCACCTGGATGGTGTTCTGGATGCGGCGTACCGCCCGCCATCTCAAGAGCGAACTCCAGGACAGGCTGGACGCCGCGCTAGCCATCGGCACCGGCGCTCTGGTCATCACCTCCTTCTTCGCCGTCGGCCGCGAAGGCCTTGAGACGTCCCTGTTCATCTGGACCGCGGTGCAGGCCACTGGCGATGGCATCCGTCCCCTCATCGGAGCTGTGCTGGGTCTTGCCACCTCTGTGATCCTCGGCTGGCTCTTCTACAAGGGCGCGCTGCGGATCAATCTGGCCAAGTTCTTCCGCTGGACGGGCGCCATGCTCGTCGTTGTCGCAGCCGGTGTCCTCGCCTACGGCATCCACGACCTGCAGGAGGCCGACTTCCTGCCCGGTCTGCGCAACCTCGCCTTCGACATCAGCAGCACGATCCCGCCCGACTCCTGGTACGGCACCCTCCTCAAGGGCATCTTCAACTTCCAGCCCGACCCGACCGTCTTCCAAATCATCGTCTGGCTGCTCTACCTCATCCCTGTCATGGCCCTCTTCCTTGCCCCCGAGCGCCCTCGCCCAGCCACCCGCCTCCAGCAACCGGCAAGCCAGCCGACCACCGAGTAG
- a CDS encoding ABC transporter permease, with protein MIINWISGLLRRRAGRLAATAAGIALAVALVASLGSFLTASKSTMTDRAVRSVAVDWQVEVQPGADPAGILRTVNSTPGVGNAQSVGMARSTGFEATGQGSTQNTGPGVVLGLPDTYRSAFPREIRQLTGATSGVLLAQQTAANLHVAPGDSVTVRLPGTRPAEVKVSGVVDLPQADSLFQKVGAPPQSQPTAPPDNVLLLPSPAFDKLTAPVRAVDPAAVTTQIHLTRNAPLPADPAAAFTSVTAAAHNLEAHTSGGALVGDNLGAALDAARQDALYAQILFLFLGVPGAVLAALLTTAVAGAGAGRRRREQALLRTRGLRPRQVMALAGAEAALVGMTGGLLGLGIAALVGQAAFGTASFGVQGASAIGWFALALVLGLAVAAGAVLIPALRDLRGGTVAAARQVVGRARSPWWMRFGVDFILLAASLLVFRASSGNQYALVLAPEGVASISVSYWAFLGPALLWFGGALLLWRVATVVLAHGRRPLARLARPLTGTLASTTAASMSRQRRPLARAIVLLALAVSFAASTATFNATYRQQAEVDAQLTNGADVTVTESPGTAVGPGAGHSLKVAGVRHIEPVQHRFAYVGADLQDLYGVNPASITSATSLQDAYFAGGTAKSLMNKLAARPDSVLVSEETVKDFQLSPGDTLNLRLQDSRTESLHTVPFHYAGIVKEFPTAPKDSFFVANADYIAKTTGSNAVGAFLIDTGGIHQRSVAATLRHHLGTTATVTDVVGTRSTVGSSLTSVDLAGLTRIELGFAVILAAASGGIVLALGLAERRRTFAITTVLGATRRQLRGLVLSEAAVMTAGGLAGGALIGWTLSQMLVKVLTGVFDPPPSTIAVPWSYLTLTVVVAIAAIAAAALNAARLSSRPAVEELREL; from the coding sequence ATGATCATCAACTGGATCAGCGGGCTGCTGCGACGCCGCGCGGGACGGCTGGCCGCCACCGCGGCCGGAATCGCTCTCGCGGTCGCCCTCGTGGCCTCGCTCGGCTCGTTCCTGACCGCGTCGAAATCGACCATGACCGACCGGGCCGTCCGCTCGGTCGCGGTCGACTGGCAGGTGGAGGTCCAGCCCGGAGCCGACCCAGCCGGGATCCTTCGGACCGTGAACTCCACACCAGGAGTTGGGAACGCGCAGAGTGTCGGGATGGCCCGATCCACCGGATTCGAGGCCACCGGCCAAGGCAGCACGCAAAACACCGGACCGGGCGTCGTCCTCGGTCTGCCCGACACCTACCGGTCCGCGTTCCCCCGTGAGATCCGGCAGCTCACCGGCGCCACGTCCGGCGTGCTCCTCGCCCAGCAGACCGCGGCCAACTTGCACGTCGCTCCCGGCGACAGCGTCACGGTACGACTGCCCGGCACGCGGCCCGCCGAAGTGAAGGTGTCCGGTGTCGTCGACCTCCCGCAGGCCGACTCTCTGTTCCAGAAGGTGGGCGCACCGCCCCAGTCGCAGCCCACCGCGCCACCCGACAACGTCCTGCTGCTCCCCTCCCCCGCGTTCGACAAGCTGACCGCGCCGGTCAGGGCCGTCGACCCCGCGGCCGTCACCACACAGATCCACCTCACCCGCAACGCACCCCTGCCCGCAGACCCAGCCGCCGCGTTCACGTCCGTCACCGCTGCCGCCCACAACCTGGAGGCACACACCTCCGGAGGGGCTCTCGTCGGCGACAACCTCGGTGCCGCCCTCGACGCGGCCCGCCAGGACGCCCTCTATGCGCAGATCCTCTTCCTGTTCCTCGGCGTGCCGGGAGCGGTGCTCGCAGCCCTCCTGACCACCGCGGTCGCAGGCGCGGGGGCCGGGCGCAGGCGCCGCGAGCAGGCACTGCTGCGCACGCGTGGGCTGCGGCCCCGTCAGGTCATGGCGCTGGCCGGCGCAGAGGCCGCCCTGGTCGGTATGACCGGCGGTCTCCTCGGGCTGGGCATCGCGGCGCTGGTGGGCCAAGCCGCTTTCGGCACCGCCTCGTTCGGTGTACAAGGCGCGTCGGCCATCGGATGGTTCGCCCTCGCTCTGGTCCTCGGACTCGCCGTCGCAGCCGGTGCGGTTCTCATTCCGGCGCTGCGCGACCTGCGCGGCGGCACCGTCGCCGCCGCACGTCAGGTCGTCGGCCGCGCTCGTTCACCGTGGTGGATGAGGTTCGGCGTGGACTTCATCCTGCTCGCCGCCTCGCTCCTGGTGTTCCGAGCCTCGAGCGGAAACCAGTACGCGCTGGTCCTCGCGCCCGAAGGGGTCGCTAGCATCTCGGTGTCGTACTGGGCATTCCTGGGACCGGCATTGCTCTGGTTCGGTGGCGCACTACTCCTGTGGCGCGTTGCCACTGTCGTACTCGCCCATGGAAGGCGGCCGCTGGCACGTCTGGCCCGTCCGCTGACCGGAACGCTTGCGAGCACAACGGCAGCGAGCATGTCCCGCCAACGCCGTCCGCTGGCCCGCGCCATCGTCCTGCTCGCCCTCGCCGTCTCCTTCGCCGCTTCCACAGCCACGTTCAACGCCACCTACCGGCAGCAGGCCGAGGTCGACGCGCAGCTCACCAACGGCGCCGACGTCACCGTCACCGAATCTCCCGGCACTGCCGTCGGCCCCGGCGCGGGGCACTCCCTGAAGGTGGCCGGAGTCAGGCACATCGAGCCCGTCCAGCACCGCTTCGCCTATGTCGGCGCCGACCTTCAGGACCTCTACGGGGTCAACCCCGCCTCCATCACATCAGCGACCTCCCTCCAGGACGCCTACTTCGCCGGCGGTACCGCGAAGAGCCTCATGAACAAGCTCGCCGCGCGGCCCGACTCCGTCCTGGTCAGCGAAGAAACCGTCAAGGACTTCCAGCTCTCTCCCGGTGACACCCTCAACCTGCGGCTGCAGGACAGCCGCACCGAGTCGCTGCACACCGTGCCCTTCCACTACGCGGGCATCGTCAAGGAGTTCCCCACGGCGCCCAAGGACAGCTTCTTCGTAGCCAACGCCGACTACATCGCCAAGACCACAGGCAGCAACGCAGTCGGTGCGTTCCTGATCGACACCGGCGGCATCCATCAAAGGAGTGTCGCGGCCACGCTGCGGCACCACTTGGGAACCACCGCGACGGTCACCGACGTCGTCGGGACCCGCTCCACCGTCGGCTCCAGCCTCACCTCGGTGGACCTGGCCGGGCTCACACGCATCGAACTGGGCTTCGCGGTCATCCTGGCCGCCGCCTCGGGTGGCATCGTGCTGGCGCTGGGGCTCGCCGAGCGGCGACGGACCTTCGCCATCACTACTGTCCTGGGCGCCACCCGGCGGCAGTTGCGCGGTCTCGTCCTGAGCGAGGCGGCCGTCATGACGGCCGGCGGTCTGGCAGGCGGTGCTCTGATCGGCTGGACCCTGTCCCAGATGCTGGTCAAGGTCCTCACCGGCGTCTTCGACCCTCCCCCGTCCACCATCGCGGTCCCCTGGAGCTACCTCACCCTCACCGTCGTTGTTGCTATCGCAGCGATCGCCGCGGCCGCGCTGAACGCAGCACGCCTCTCCTCGCGACCAGCCGTCGAGGAGCTCCGAGAACTGTGA
- a CDS encoding response regulator transcription factor: MRTMSPPVPQEGTRVLVVEDDETIGRHLETGLRGHGYTTVRSRTGTSALAEARAHSQDIVLLDLGLPDTDGIDIARTLRAEFPDVLIVILTARSDEIDVIAGLDAGADDYLVKPFTLTVLLARLRAHLRRRPSGPVPQEQPIHLGDLTVDTSARRCLLDDQEISLRPKEFELLALLARHVGAAVSRETLMAQVWDENWFGPTKTLDVTLASLRRRLHLAAADSPRPLRLPEITTLRGHGYRLDRGTDTQ, encoded by the coding sequence ATGCGGACCATGAGCCCGCCCGTGCCCCAGGAGGGGACCCGTGTCCTGGTCGTCGAGGACGACGAAACCATCGGCCGCCATCTCGAAACCGGACTGCGGGGCCACGGATACACCACGGTCCGGTCCCGCACCGGCACGAGCGCGCTGGCTGAGGCACGCGCTCACTCTCAGGACATCGTGCTGCTCGATCTCGGCCTGCCCGATACCGACGGCATCGACATCGCCCGCACCCTGCGAGCCGAATTCCCCGATGTGCTCATCGTGATCCTCACCGCCAGGAGCGACGAGATCGACGTCATCGCCGGGCTCGACGCCGGAGCCGACGACTATCTCGTGAAGCCCTTCACCCTCACAGTCCTGCTGGCCAGGCTGCGCGCTCATCTGCGCCGCCGGCCGTCCGGGCCTGTACCACAGGAACAGCCCATCCACCTGGGCGACTTGACCGTGGACACCTCCGCGCGGCGCTGCCTGCTCGACGACCAGGAGATCTCGCTGCGTCCCAAGGAATTCGAGCTGCTCGCCCTACTCGCCCGGCACGTGGGGGCAGCTGTCTCCCGCGAGACACTGATGGCGCAGGTGTGGGACGAGAACTGGTTCGGGCCCACGAAAACGCTCGACGTCACCCTCGCCTCGCTGCGCCGCCGCCTTCACCTGGCCGCGGCCGACTCACCGCGCCCCTTGCGGCTGCCGGAGATCACCACGTTGCGGGGACACGGGTACCGGCTCGACAGAGGTACCGACACGCAATAG
- a CDS encoding sensor histidine kinase: MNKRVVRVALVAAVVALVLLAVPLAVAIRVSFFADERGEVERRAMAAAARVSPDFASGDPVELPPGPSEGQVGVYDRQLRLRAGTGPGTADSATRRAMADKVVQEQTDDDLVAAVPVSQNERVIGVVRASTATQGVWNRVLLGWGALVAAVLIALGVAVLVARRQARILSAPLEALSRTSLAIADGDLSARAELCGITEIDQVAATHNTMVQHLAQLLQRERHFTANASHQLRTPLTGLQLGLETGLNTPGADQRAALEEALEQAHHLQHTIDEVLRLATAEALPAAVASTRPAGDLLDQVEARWHGPFAQDSRRMEVVPDPAALTLPVPGRTTDQILDILLDNARRHGTGTVTVTLRELGGALALDVADEGTLAIDAKRLFERGVTTGPGRGIGLSLALDLAESAGARLSLSQRSPTRFTLLLPLAE; encoded by the coding sequence ATGAACAAGCGCGTTGTCAGGGTGGCCCTGGTGGCCGCGGTGGTGGCTCTAGTCCTGCTCGCCGTGCCGCTCGCCGTGGCCATCCGGGTGTCGTTCTTCGCCGATGAACGCGGAGAGGTGGAGCGCCGCGCGATGGCGGCCGCGGCCCGGGTGAGCCCTGACTTCGCCTCCGGCGACCCGGTCGAACTGCCGCCAGGGCCATCCGAAGGCCAGGTCGGCGTCTACGACCGACAGCTGCGTCTGCGTGCGGGGACCGGCCCGGGTACAGCCGACAGCGCCACGCGCCGCGCGATGGCCGACAAGGTGGTCCAGGAGCAGACGGATGACGACCTGGTGGCCGCCGTACCCGTATCCCAGAACGAACGCGTCATCGGTGTCGTACGCGCCTCCACCGCCACGCAAGGAGTGTGGAACCGCGTCCTGCTCGGCTGGGGCGCCCTGGTGGCCGCAGTCCTGATCGCGCTCGGCGTCGCCGTCCTCGTGGCCCGCAGACAGGCACGCATCCTGAGCGCCCCTCTGGAGGCCCTCTCCCGGACATCCCTGGCCATCGCGGACGGCGACCTGTCCGCAAGGGCCGAACTCTGCGGCATCACCGAGATCGACCAGGTGGCCGCCACCCACAACACGATGGTCCAGCACCTGGCTCAACTACTCCAACGCGAGCGGCACTTCACCGCCAACGCCTCCCACCAGCTGCGCACTCCGCTCACCGGCCTGCAACTGGGTCTGGAAACAGGGCTCAACACCCCCGGAGCGGACCAGCGTGCCGCCCTGGAAGAGGCATTGGAGCAGGCACACCACCTTCAGCACACCATTGACGAAGTCCTTCGACTGGCCACGGCGGAAGCGCTGCCGGCCGCCGTCGCCTCCACCCGTCCGGCCGGTGACCTCCTGGACCAGGTCGAGGCACGCTGGCACGGCCCCTTCGCCCAGGACAGCCGTCGCATGGAGGTCGTGCCGGACCCGGCAGCGCTCACCCTGCCCGTCCCCGGCCGGACCACTGACCAGATCCTCGACATCCTCCTCGACAATGCCCGCCGCCACGGCACGGGAACAGTGACGGTGACTTTGCGCGAACTCGGCGGCGCGCTCGCCCTCGACGTCGCTGACGAGGGAACTCTCGCCATCGACGCGAAACGCCTCTTCGAGCGCGGCGTCACGACAGGACCCGGCAGGGGAATCGGCCTGTCCCTCGCTCTCGATCTCGCCGAAAGCGCAGGTGCACGCCTCAGCCTGAGCCAGCGGTCGCCCACGCGCTTCACCTTGCTGCTGCCACTGGCCGAGTAA
- a CDS encoding ABC transporter ATP-binding protein has translation MSELAPADPTAPTPQRMTEAPLVTITGLEIRLPDGPVLLPETTARIHAGQVTALMGASGSGKTTLLRALIGHLPPGAATTGTLDVLGRTPHQLPADELRTLRRTAVAYVGQDPGSALNPRMTARRLVAELATDPSEENVLELLAECRLPVDTGIASRRPTALSGGQQRRVALARALARTPKILLLDEPTAGLDAAVRDEIAHLLRHLAASRNLAVIIATHDPHLVETCADRTIRLTTKSAPALRAVFDQSTTEDGAHDTPPGDGITGQSIEAYFGNGRQRRPVLTDVAFTAVPGSATAIIGLSGSGKTTLLRVLAGLHPAHTGHLTFDGHPLAPRVQRRTREQQRRIQLVPQNPLAALNPRRTVAQQLTRPLRLHADLPKSVRPERVVELLAQVDLPADYADRYPAELSGGQRQRVSIARALAADPDILLCDEVTSALDTETANGIMDLLTRLRAEHRMTLVVVSHEHHLVARYTDTVHLLDAGHITDQGPTASLLPAQAT, from the coding sequence ATGAGTGAACTCGCCCCTGCCGACCCCACCGCTCCCACCCCTCAACGCATGACCGAGGCGCCCCTCGTCACCATCACCGGCCTCGAAATACGCCTGCCCGACGGGCCCGTCCTGCTGCCCGAGACCACCGCACGCATACACGCCGGGCAGGTCACCGCCCTCATGGGCGCTTCCGGATCAGGCAAGACGACCCTGCTGCGCGCCTTGATCGGACACCTTCCCCCCGGCGCCGCCACGACCGGAACCCTGGATGTCCTCGGCCGCACGCCGCACCAGCTGCCGGCCGACGAACTGCGCACACTGCGCCGCACCGCCGTCGCCTACGTCGGCCAGGACCCAGGCTCCGCCCTTAACCCCCGCATGACCGCCCGCCGCCTGGTCGCCGAACTCGCCACCGACCCGTCCGAGGAGAACGTTCTCGAGCTGCTGGCCGAATGCCGTCTGCCCGTCGACACCGGGATTGCCAGCCGCAGGCCCACCGCCCTGTCCGGCGGCCAGCAACGACGCGTCGCGCTCGCCCGCGCCCTCGCCCGCACCCCCAAGATCCTCCTCCTGGACGAGCCCACCGCCGGACTCGACGCCGCGGTCCGCGACGAGATCGCCCACCTGCTGCGTCACCTCGCCGCCAGCCGGAACCTCGCCGTCATCATCGCCACCCACGACCCGCATCTGGTTGAGACCTGCGCGGACCGCACAATTCGACTGACGACCAAGAGTGCCCCCGCACTGCGTGCGGTCTTCGACCAGTCCACCACTGAAGACGGCGCGCACGACACGCCCCCCGGCGACGGCATCACCGGGCAATCGATCGAGGCCTACTTCGGCAACGGGCGCCAGCGGCGCCCGGTCCTGACCGACGTCGCATTCACCGCCGTGCCCGGCTCGGCCACGGCCATCATCGGCCTGTCCGGATCCGGCAAGACCACCCTCCTGCGTGTCCTGGCCGGACTTCATCCCGCCCACACCGGGCACCTGACTTTCGACGGCCATCCGCTCGCCCCCCGGGTGCAGCGCCGCACCCGGGAACAACAGCGCCGCATCCAGCTCGTCCCCCAAAATCCCCTTGCCGCGCTCAACCCCCGGCGCACCGTCGCCCAGCAGTTGACCCGGCCCCTTCGCCTGCACGCGGACCTGCCCAAGAGTGTCCGCCCCGAGCGCGTCGTCGAACTCCTCGCCCAGGTCGACCTTCCCGCCGACTACGCCGACCGCTACCCCGCCGAACTGTCCGGTGGACAACGCCAGCGCGTCTCCATCGCCCGTGCGCTGGCCGCCGACCCCGACATCCTGCTCTGCGACGAGGTCACCTCCGCCCTCGACACCGAAACCGCCAACGGCATCATGGACCTCCTCACCCGCCTGCGCGCCGAACACCGGATGACTCTGGTCGTGGTCTCCCACGAACATCACCTGGTCGCCCGCTACACCGACACCGTCCACCTGCTCGACGCAGGCCACATCACGGACCAGGGCCCGACCGCAAGCCTCCTGCCTGCCCAGGCCACATAG